One Drechmeria coniospora strain ARSEF 6962 chromosome 01, whole genome shotgun sequence genomic region harbors:
- a CDS encoding CorA family metal ion transporter has product MSDHDGMMADTGYVAPVPELDDHRHQSTPMTGVDRPRRGTFDSLYGTRLVDADQMAPAIRVRDFEEAIIDEDGFESPSVIRHSRRLTVESVNDGRTVSPPNSVKAFAQARRRERGLSFSDQKCEHEDGVGRSMSISSRRSHRSKARTVDNDSGSLLTNKEAEEDVCFPLQDGHRNHELRIDFDYLENFISAERAAHVDDREAAMPKTFDDLRPQCTDARKAQLATIDGDLLDMPSEESVANEKSPAEATTKPLHAHAVDNNRFSFFSSAWESTIHAAEMGDLVLPGEDVRGLFELPKDEADGVWWLNVNRATKEEVQGICKAFGVHPLTVEDIITQEAREKIELFPAYYFACFRSFNVVEEPDGLEYEPFNIYVLVFRQGTLSFSFAPNSHASQVRKRITALKEYVSLSSDWICYALIDNIVDCFAPVIRTIELEADAIEDEVFVMRHDDSSSFLRSIGRVRKNCMALLRLLGGKADVLRGFTKRCNENYQVTPHMDIGMYLGDIQDHVVTMATNLGHFEKMLSRAHSNYLATLSINSISQGTDTNRVLSKITFLASVLVPLNLISGVFGMNVTVPFGASGRLEPFFGIIGCMILMCSLILGWARWKRYI; this is encoded by the exons ATGTCCGACCACGACGGTATGATGGCCGACACCGGATACGTGGCCCCGGTCCCAGAGCTCGACGACCACCGCCACcagtcgacgccgatgacgggAGTGGATCGCCCCCGGAGGGGCACCTTTGATTCCCTGTACGGCactcgcctcgtcgacgccgatcAGATGGCGCCCGCGATCCGCGTGCGTGACTTTGAGgaggccatcatcgacgaggacggcttCGAGTCGCCCTCGGTCATCCGCCACAGCCGTCGTCTGACGGTGGAATCCGTCAACGATGGAAGgaccgtctcgccgccgaaCTCGGTCAAGGCTTTCGCCCAAGCCCGGCGCCGAGAGCGCGGCCTGTCCTTCTCGGATCAAAAgtgcgagcacgaggacggcgtcggtcgATCCATGTCCATCTCCAGCCGTCGCAGCCACCGGAGCAAGGCTCGCACCGTCGACAACGACTCCGGAAGCCTGCTGACGAACAAGGAGGCTGAGGAGGACGTCTGCTTCCCCCTCCAGGATGGCCATCGGAACCATGAGCTTCGCATCGACTTTGACTACCTCGAAAACTTCATCAGCGCCGAGCGGGCCGcccacgtcgacgaccgcGAGGCCGCGATGCCGAAAACCTTTGACGACCTGCGACCGCAATGCACCGATGCGCGGAAGGCCCAGCTCGccaccatcgacggcgatCTTCTGGACATGCCGTCGGAAGAGTCCGTCGCCAACGAAAAGTCGCctgccgaggcgacgaccaAGCCTTTGCACGctcacgccgtcgacaacaACCGCTTcagcttcttctcctccgcCTGGGAGTCGACAATCcacgcggccgagatgggcgaCCTGGTCCTGCCCGGCGAAGATGTCCGCGGTCTCTTCGAGCTCcccaaggacgaggccgacggcgtgtGGTGGCTGAACGTCAACCGTGCCACCAAGGAAGAGGTGCAAGGCATCTGCAAGGCCTTTGGCGTCCATCCCCTGACGGTCGAGGACATCATCACGCAGGAGGCCCGAGAGAAGATCGAGCTGTTCCCGGCCTACTACTTCGCCTGCTTCCGGTCCttcaacgtcgtcgaggaaccTGACGGGTTGGAGTACGAACCCTTCAACATCTACGTCCTCGTCTTCCGGCAAGGCACCCTCAGCTTCAGCTTTGCCCCGAACTCGCATGCCTCGCAGGTCCGCAAGAGGATCACGGCCCTGAAGGAATACGTTTCTCTCAGCAGCGATTGGATCTGCTACGCTCTGAT CGACAACATCGTCGATTGCTTCGCCCCGGTCATCCGGACCATCGAGCTCGAagccgacgccatcgaggaCGAAGTCTTCGTCATGCGGCACGACGACTCGAGCTCCTTTCTCCGATCCATCGGCCGCGTGCGCAAGAACTGCATGGCGCTGCTGCGCCTTCTGGGCGGCAAGGCCGATGTTCTGCGCGGATTCACGAAGCGCTGCAACGAAAACTACCAGGTGACGCCGCACATGGACATTGGCATGTACCTCGGCGATATCCAGGACCACGTGGTGACCATGGCGACGAACCTCGGTCACTTTGAAAAGATGCTCTCGCGCGCTCACAGCAACTACCTGGCAACTCTTTCCATCAACAGCATCTCGCAGGGCACCGACACCAATCGTGTCCTGAGCAAGATCACCTTCCTGGCCTCGGTTCTGGTGCCCTTGAACCTTATCAGCGGTGTCTTCGGCATGAACGTGACGGTTCCCTTCGGGGCCAGCGGCCGACTGGAGCCATTCTTTGGCATCATCGGCTGCATGATTCTCATGTGCTCCCTCATCTTGGGCTGGGCACGATGGAAGCGCTACATCTGA
- a CDS encoding hypothetical protein (related to microsomal signal peptidase 12 kDa subunit) has protein sequence MAEQILDTVRDVVEGQIVRPPDCNTSRRPLRGCPSTLLMQLADMRQDFHGQRRAENFATLLLALSGLLAFNIGYYYQDIRMAVFIGLGGTLLTFLLVTPPWPFYNKNPVKWLPAGSGWQ, from the exons ATGGCCGAGCAAATCCTTGACACGGTCCGAGATGTGGTAGAGGGCCAGATTGTACGACCTCCGGACTGCAATACAAGCCGTCGCCCCCTGCGAGGCTGCCCTTCCACTCTCCTTATGCAGTTGGCTGACATGCGCCAGGATTTCCATGGCCAACGGCGTGCCGAGAACTTTGCTACGCTGCTCCTCGCCTTATCTGGG CTTTTGGCATTCAACATTGGGTACTACTACCAAGACATTCGGATGGCTGTGTTCATTGGGCTGGGAGGCACTTTGTTGACGTTCCTGCTCGTCACTCCGCCATGGCCTTTTTACAACAAAAATCCCGTCAAATGGCTTCCCGCTGGCTCTGGATGGCAGTAG